A part of Methanomassiliicoccales archaeon genomic DNA contains:
- a CDS encoding glycosyltransferase, which yields MFTDTYLPTRDGVVTSILNTKRELEAQGHEVFIFAPEPYDRVSRDPDVFYFKAKAFRSYDGYTVAMFPTEKCSILRGLGVDVIHTHGLFFQGLRSMLAGKELRLPVVLTWHTMVTDAVKYYNFTMLPEWFVDKMMWIYLRTLLTRAECVVAPTHAIEAELRGYAPRMRRIEVVPTGIDTERFNCHQDGRSMRERMGVKDNEKMVLALGRVAWEKNLDLVLKGFACLHKDEPHTKLVVAGNGPAMGHCVQLAKELGISDHTRFPGFVDDKDLPKLYAACDAFTIASKFETQGLVLLEAMATAKPISGIDYRAVGELIVDGKNGFKFKDDPEDWARATKAALYASDEVRRNARRTAEQFSIKKGVESLVKIYESSIVSKRTRVSR from the coding sequence ATGTTCACGGATACCTACCTGCCTACAAGGGATGGGGTGGTCACATCGATCCTGAACACGAAAAGGGAATTGGAGGCCCAAGGCCATGAGGTCTTCATCTTCGCACCGGAGCCTTATGACCGGGTCAGCAGGGACCCCGATGTTTTCTATTTTAAGGCCAAGGCCTTCCGGAGCTATGATGGTTATACAGTGGCAATGTTCCCCACGGAGAAATGCAGCATCTTAAGGGGCCTTGGTGTTGATGTGATACACACCCACGGTCTCTTCTTCCAGGGCCTCAGGAGCATGCTTGCGGGAAAGGAGCTTAGACTTCCAGTGGTCCTGACATGGCACACTATGGTGACCGATGCGGTGAAATACTACAATTTCACCATGTTGCCAGAATGGTTCGTCGACAAGATGATGTGGATATATCTTCGCACGCTCCTCACAAGAGCGGAGTGCGTCGTCGCGCCTACGCACGCCATCGAGGCCGAGCTCAGAGGATATGCACCGAGGATGAGAAGGATAGAGGTAGTGCCCACAGGCATCGATACTGAAAGGTTCAATTGTCATCAGGACGGGCGGTCCATGAGGGAACGTATGGGTGTGAAGGACAATGAGAAGATGGTCCTGGCATTGGGAAGGGTGGCCTGGGAAAAGAACTTGGATCTTGTCCTGAAAGGGTTTGCTTGCCTGCACAAAGATGAACCGCATACTAAGCTGGTCGTGGCCGGGAATGGTCCGGCCATGGGTCATTGTGTTCAACTTGCCAAAGAACTTGGTATCTCTGACCACACAAGATTTCCAGGATTTGTCGATGATAAGGACCTTCCTAAGCTGTACGCGGCCTGCGACGCCTTCACCATCGCGTCGAAGTTCGAGACGCAAGGACTGGTCTTGCTAGAGGCCATGGCGACCGCGAAGCCGATATCGGGAATTGACTATCGGGCGGTGGGCGAGCTCATTGTTGATGGTAAGAACGGTTTCAAGTTCAAGGACGACCCTGAAGATTGGGCCCGGGCCACCAAGGCAGCCCTGTACGCATCTGACGAGGTCAGAAGAAATGCGAGAAGGACGGCGGAGCAGTTCAGCATCAAGAAAGGTGTGGAGAGCCTCGTCAAGATATACGAGAGTTCTATTGTCTCGAAGAGGACAAGGGTCTCGCGCTGA
- a CDS encoding FKBP-type peptidyl-prolyl cis-trans isomerase: MRLKDLKNDTMAISKTILALLIIVLLLASTSTAYVIVFDNDSSTVGNGDSITVNYYGTVNIQGVEKVFDTSMWEVALDNETYPKTAWFTMRSQSAYSGFTFTVGRGQTITGFDLGVRGMKEGQTKVIVIPPEQGYGLMDLSKVKSFDLHQTAPVFVETTISGFNSTFGSIPVTGLTLTHPTYKWPVTVLNVDSGNDRVLYQNAAVQGSEYKVYANNNPAISSGWNIRIDSVDSTVNNGEGLIEFTHLVTEEDSWNIRGYTGNNMFVLIDVDLETGKAAMNYNSPLMGLTLTFHVTVEKIK, from the coding sequence ATGAGGCTCAAGGACCTGAAAAATGACACGATGGCAATTTCCAAGACGATATTGGCGCTCTTGATCATCGTGCTCCTATTGGCATCGACCTCCACGGCATACGTGATAGTTTTTGATAACGATAGTTCGACCGTCGGCAATGGGGATTCGATCACTGTTAACTATTATGGCACAGTAAATATCCAAGGGGTCGAAAAGGTCTTTGACACATCCATGTGGGAAGTGGCCTTGGACAATGAGACCTATCCTAAGACAGCATGGTTCACCATGAGGTCCCAGTCCGCTTACTCAGGATTCACCTTCACGGTGGGAAGAGGACAGACCATAACTGGCTTTGACCTAGGAGTGAGAGGCATGAAGGAAGGTCAGACGAAGGTAATAGTGATCCCTCCTGAGCAAGGATATGGTCTGATGGACCTTAGCAAGGTGAAGTCCTTTGACCTTCATCAGACGGCCCCGGTATTCGTAGAGACGACGATATCAGGTTTCAACAGCACCTTTGGGTCGATCCCGGTGACCGGCCTCACGCTGACACATCCCACCTATAAATGGCCTGTCACAGTGCTCAATGTTGATTCGGGAAATGACCGGGTATTATACCAGAATGCTGCGGTGCAAGGATCTGAATATAAAGTGTACGCAAATAATAACCCTGCCATATCGTCAGGCTGGAACATCAGGATCGACTCGGTCGACTCGACCGTCAACAACGGCGAGGGGCTGATTGAATTCACCCACCTTGTTACTGAAGAGGACTCATGGAACATAAGAGGTTATACTGGGAACAACATGTTCGTCCTCATTGACGTCGATCTTGAGACCGGCAAGGCGGCGATGAACTATAACAGTCCATTGATGGGCCTTACATTGACCTTCCATGTGACCGTGGAAAAGATTAAATGA